In Alteromonas mediterranea DE, a single genomic region encodes these proteins:
- a CDS encoding serine hydrolase domain-containing protein: protein MNRLAIFIFALALSSCSAGSDHRNVSSLIQSDKASMASLAYELQHEHNAGTFDGLVLVAQKDVVLFKSAYGYADREDSVRNSSAAIIDMGSIAKTFTAAAVLQLAQKEKLQLSDKIGDFYPTAPDEIKPITIAQLLGHSSGLDNFHNESDFELMDKAQAERRILEMPLIAKPGEKIAYSNAAYTLLAAIVEKVSDKPFQDYVHDNLLTPLNLKSTGFYQDQRVSLNNLARGYGGDDQGRTTFEKGLTWALIGAGGMVTSIDDLAIWSAALKNGAMFPAGASNLAFSKANARWLLGSLAQVEISGESIIQMGGSTDYGYTALIQFVPLNKTGMFAVLWVGESNYLTGTLTHGLRHFVPNFSPCILAP, encoded by the coding sequence ATGAATCGTCTAGCCATTTTTATATTTGCTTTAGCACTTTCAAGTTGTAGTGCGGGTTCTGACCATCGTAATGTATCTTCACTTATTCAGTCAGATAAAGCCTCAATGGCTAGTTTGGCTTATGAACTTCAGCACGAACATAATGCCGGGACTTTTGATGGGCTTGTTCTGGTTGCTCAAAAGGACGTTGTTTTATTCAAGAGTGCCTATGGCTATGCTGACAGGGAAGATTCTGTAAGAAATAGCTCTGCAGCAATCATTGATATGGGGTCAATTGCAAAAACATTTACCGCAGCGGCCGTGCTACAACTTGCCCAGAAAGAAAAACTACAGCTTTCTGACAAGATTGGAGATTTTTATCCAACGGCCCCTGATGAAATAAAGCCTATAACAATTGCGCAGCTTTTAGGGCATTCAAGCGGATTGGATAATTTCCATAATGAGTCTGACTTTGAGTTGATGGATAAAGCTCAGGCTGAACGCAGAATCTTAGAAATGCCGTTAATTGCAAAGCCGGGTGAGAAAATCGCATATTCCAACGCGGCTTATACGTTGTTGGCGGCTATCGTCGAGAAAGTGAGCGATAAACCTTTTCAAGATTACGTCCACGATAATTTATTGACCCCGTTAAACTTGAAGAGCACCGGTTTCTACCAAGATCAACGAGTATCATTAAATAACCTAGCTCGTGGCTACGGAGGAGATGACCAAGGCCGTACCACTTTTGAAAAAGGCTTAACCTGGGCGCTAATTGGTGCTGGTGGTATGGTTACGTCAATTGATGATTTAGCTATTTGGTCTGCTGCACTTAAAAACGGAGCCATGTTCCCCGCAGGGGCGTCAAACTTAGCTTTTTCTAAAGCAAATGCACGGTGGTTGCTGGGGAGTTTAGCGCAGGTCGAAATTAGTGGTGAATCCATCATTCAGATGGGAGGCAGCACTGACTATGGCTACACCGCTCTGATTCAGTTTGTTCCACTAAACAAGACAGGCATGTTTGCGGTACTTTGGGTTGGGGAGTCCAATTATCTCACTGGGACGCTAACACATGGGCTGCGTCACTTCGTTCCTAATTTTAGCCCATGTATTCTCGCCCCTTAG
- a CDS encoding type II toxin-antitoxin system CcdA family antitoxin: MQDLYDIHAPKKATNLSLNSDLLQKARDLKVNLSATLEQALKDKLKSVEEESWKKENKAAIAAYNEFIAENGCIGDEYRNF; encoded by the coding sequence ATGCAAGACTTATATGATATCCATGCCCCAAAAAAAGCGACTAATTTGAGCTTAAACAGTGACTTATTGCAAAAAGCTAGAGACTTGAAAGTTAACCTGTCTGCAACCTTAGAACAGGCACTTAAAGACAAGTTGAAAAGTGTTGAAGAAGAAAGCTGGAAAAAAGAAAACAAAGCTGCCATAGCTGCGTACAACGAGTTCATTGCTGAGAACGGCTGTATAGGTGATGAGTACAGGAACTTCTAA
- a CDS encoding AbiV family abortive infection protein, with translation MSKGLGQWKNTLQPAQIADGMNAANDNARRLAEDAEVLFNLNRFPSALSLAILSIEESGKISILRELALAQNGNQVKESWKAYRSHTKKNVMWLFPHLASSGANKLEEFKSLFWEKAEHPLLLDNLKQIGFYTDCLGKAHWSIPVEVVDKENTENILNIAKLMCKETTYSTKEIELWVKHIKPVWRGPMDAMKIALNNWFNEMVKEGIISEGQYSFKDFVD, from the coding sequence GTGTCTAAAGGATTAGGACAATGGAAAAATACACTCCAACCTGCTCAAATTGCAGACGGGATGAATGCAGCCAATGACAATGCTCGTCGGTTAGCCGAAGATGCCGAAGTATTATTTAATCTAAATCGATTTCCTTCTGCGTTGTCCTTGGCAATCTTATCAATAGAAGAGTCTGGTAAAATAAGTATTTTGCGTGAATTAGCTTTAGCTCAAAATGGCAATCAAGTTAAAGAGTCATGGAAGGCTTACCGTTCTCATACAAAAAAGAATGTTATGTGGTTATTTCCTCACTTAGCGTCAAGCGGTGCAAATAAACTCGAAGAGTTTAAATCATTATTTTGGGAAAAAGCTGAACATCCGTTGCTCTTAGATAACCTTAAACAAATAGGCTTCTACACAGATTGTCTTGGCAAAGCTCATTGGTCAATTCCTGTAGAAGTCGTTGATAAAGAAAATACAGAAAACATACTCAATATTGCAAAGTTAATGTGCAAGGAAACTACCTATTCTACAAAGGAAATAGAGCTTTGGGTAAAACACATTAAACCTGTATGGAGAGGCCCCATGGATGCCATGAAAATAGCTTTGAATAACTGGTTTAACGAAATGGTAAAAGAAGGCATCATCTCTGAAGGACAGTATAGCTTCAAAGATTTCGTCGATTAA
- a CDS encoding DUF1244 domain-containing protein, producing MDKQTQTEVEAAVFRRLVEHLDANKDVQNIDLMILADFCRNCLAKWYSAAASEQGADIDYEAAREVVYKMPYSEWKEKHQLPATDEQLEKLAARQGK from the coding sequence ATGGATAAGCAAACGCAAACCGAAGTAGAAGCAGCGGTATTCCGCCGCTTAGTAGAACACCTAGACGCGAATAAAGACGTTCAGAACATCGACCTGATGATTTTGGCGGATTTCTGCCGTAACTGTTTGGCCAAATGGTATTCAGCAGCTGCAAGCGAGCAGGGCGCTGATATCGACTACGAAGCCGCACGTGAAGTGGTATACAAAATGCCGTATTCTGAGTGGAAAGAGAAGCACCAGCTTCCTGCTACTGATGAGCAGTTGGAGAAATTAGCTGCTAGGCAGGGGAAGTAA
- a CDS encoding RHS repeat-associated core domain-containing protein, whose translation MVTGTNSNGAIAWRERYTPFGITLDNESANDDQAGYTGYIEASNTGLVYMQARYYDPVIGRFYSD comes from the coding sequence TTGGTAACAGGTACTAATAGCAATGGAGCAATAGCCTGGCGAGAGCGTTATACGCCCTTTGGTATTACGCTTGATAATGAGTCTGCAAATGATGATCAAGCAGGCTATACGGGTTATATTGAAGCCAGTAATACTGGCTTAGTTTATATGCAGGCACGATACTATGATCCAGTTATAGGGCGGTTTTATTCTGACTAA
- a CDS encoding DUF2118 domain-containing protein — translation MAKNAMYFLKMLPEKPKPHPEPIIYETIKYPKSSKTGFFKASVVIGEKVSTGQEIGTVTDYLGNLVETLKSPVDGTVMMVNQMPAIKDDQSVMAIGVEKSE, via the coding sequence GTGGCAAAAAACGCTATGTATTTTCTAAAGATGTTGCCAGAAAAGCCAAAGCCGCACCCCGAGCCAATTATCTACGAAACCATCAAATACCCTAAAAGCTCAAAAACCGGTTTTTTTAAGGCCTCAGTGGTGATAGGCGAGAAAGTGTCAACAGGGCAGGAGATAGGTACGGTCACCGACTATTTGGGTAATCTTGTTGAAACCCTCAAATCGCCTGTTGATGGCACGGTTATGATGGTTAATCAAATGCCGGCGATTAAAGACGATCAGTCTGTCATGGCTATTGGTGTAGAAAAATCTGAATAA
- a CDS encoding HNH endonuclease, whose translation MLVLRLNKAGMPLEWIDVEQAAKLYSQDKVLFELGSDGITLKGGWNHQGLQSQLTLSSIIACDGKVTDLSGKVALTNRYLFRRDSYLCMYCGQTFTPKQLTRDHIIPRSRGGKDVWTNVATACQRCNHAKGAKTPEEANMPLLAVPFRPNVYERFYLMNRRILADQMAFLEGHFSHQRNWTCHE comes from the coding sequence ATGTTGGTACTTCGACTTAACAAAGCAGGCATGCCCCTAGAGTGGATAGATGTTGAACAAGCCGCAAAGCTTTACAGTCAAGATAAGGTGTTGTTTGAACTAGGTAGTGATGGGATAACGCTTAAAGGGGGGTGGAATCACCAAGGGTTGCAAAGTCAACTAACCCTTTCAAGCATAATTGCCTGTGATGGAAAAGTTACTGACCTGTCGGGTAAAGTGGCGCTCACTAATCGGTATTTGTTCCGCCGTGACAGTTATCTATGTATGTACTGTGGCCAAACATTCACGCCCAAACAGCTAACTCGCGACCATATTATCCCCCGCTCTCGCGGCGGGAAAGACGTGTGGACAAATGTAGCTACCGCTTGCCAGCGCTGTAACCATGCCAAAGGGGCTAAAACGCCTGAAGAGGCCAATATGCCGCTTTTAGCCGTGCCATTTAGACCTAACGTTTACGAGCGTTTCTATTTGATGAACAGGCGCATATTAGCCGACCAAATGGCATTTTTAGAAGGGCACTTTTCTCATCAACGAAATTGGACGTGCCACGAATAA
- a CDS encoding transposase, which yields MSNHTHLVLHVDKEKADALSTENVIQRWHKLYKGTLLSQRYMSPDSRKDLHEIQIKAVELTAEVWRKRLFDISWFMRALNEYIARAANKEDDCTGHFWEGRFKSQALLDESALAACMAYVDLNPVRAKMAKTPETSDHTSIKYRINAARVGKTPKRLMPFAGNPRLEMPHGLPFTLPDYLQLVDITSRYIHPNKRGKVEHNLPSILERLNIEQEHWITLTTQFETCFKHAAGKVIQLEQYAHNQHQQRVQGRHSAMRLLG from the coding sequence ATGAGTAATCATACGCATCTGGTATTACACGTAGACAAAGAGAAAGCAGACGCACTGAGTACTGAAAATGTGATTCAACGTTGGCATAAACTATACAAAGGCACATTACTCTCGCAGCGCTACATGTCACCAGATTCACGTAAAGATTTACATGAAATTCAAATTAAAGCGGTGGAGTTAACGGCTGAAGTATGGCGTAAAAGGCTATTTGATATCAGCTGGTTTATGCGTGCACTGAATGAATATATTGCTAGGGCAGCTAATAAAGAAGACGACTGCACGGGCCATTTTTGGGAAGGACGGTTTAAATCTCAAGCGCTATTGGATGAGTCAGCCCTTGCCGCCTGTATGGCTTATGTTGATTTAAACCCAGTACGAGCAAAGATGGCCAAAACACCTGAAACATCAGACCATACCAGTATTAAATACCGAATTAACGCAGCTAGGGTCGGCAAAACACCTAAACGACTTATGCCTTTTGCAGGCAACCCAAGACTAGAGATGCCACACGGTTTACCTTTTACTCTTCCAGACTACTTACAGCTTGTAGATATAACCAGCCGATATATTCACCCAAACAAGCGTGGCAAGGTTGAGCATAACCTACCCTCTATTTTAGAGCGCCTCAATATTGAACAAGAACATTGGATAACATTAACCACGCAGTTTGAAACCTGCTTTAAGCACGCCGCCGGCAAAGTGATTCAACTAGAGCAATACGCACACAATCAACACCAGCAACGGGTTCAAGGCCGACACAGTGCGATGCGATTACTCGGTTAA
- a CDS encoding CcdB family protein — translation MAQFDVYRNPSSKTNKAYPFLVDVQNSVIDQLATRLVVPLTKNKTKNSLYMKNLTPEIEFEGETYLFLTQQLSSIPDDVLKDCIGSLAQSRELLIDAIDFAITGI, via the coding sequence ATGGCACAGTTTGATGTTTACAGAAACCCAAGCTCAAAAACAAATAAAGCTTACCCTTTTCTTGTAGATGTTCAGAACTCTGTAATTGACCAATTAGCAACAAGGCTAGTTGTACCGCTGACAAAGAATAAGACTAAAAATAGTCTTTATATGAAAAACCTTACGCCGGAGATAGAATTTGAAGGCGAGACATACTTATTCCTGACTCAACAACTGAGTTCCATACCCGACGATGTGCTCAAGGACTGCATCGGTTCTTTAGCGCAATCCAGAGAATTGTTAATAGACGCAATAGACTTTGCTATTACTGGAATATAG
- the nlpI gene encoding lipoprotein NlpI: MCRNVSLIFFSLFAAILTGCAQTPPVSERPQMGNLLLAEPAPVNPRSEMAIVRYNQVLTSPALSDEDKAELHFQRGMLYDSVGLPGLAQFDYTQAINFKPDLAEAYNSMGIHYIQQSDFIQAYDAFDSTLEINPEYDFAFLNRGIALYYGGRAELATNDLNLFFEKDDSDPFRALWAYFAHHDVSALEGQTYLASIRPTLDNEHWATTLVDLFLGTVTENDVLNSLLDGVKSQKALTDRLCEAYFYLGKFHMQQGNSGVASNYFKLALSTNVFDYVEHRYARMELNRLRDRASSAPVSEE, translated from the coding sequence ATGTGCAGAAACGTTAGTCTCATCTTTTTTTCTTTATTCGCTGCTATTTTAACCGGTTGCGCGCAAACACCTCCTGTTTCTGAAAGACCTCAAATGGGAAATCTACTTTTAGCAGAGCCTGCACCCGTTAATCCACGTTCTGAAATGGCCATTGTTCGCTACAACCAAGTGCTTACCAGCCCTGCGCTTTCCGACGAAGATAAAGCAGAATTGCACTTCCAGCGTGGCATGCTTTACGACAGCGTTGGCCTACCGGGTCTCGCTCAGTTCGATTACACCCAGGCCATCAACTTTAAGCCAGACTTGGCCGAAGCCTATAATTCTATGGGTATACACTACATTCAACAAAGTGACTTTATTCAAGCGTACGACGCGTTCGACTCAACCCTTGAAATTAACCCAGAATATGATTTTGCGTTCTTAAATCGCGGGATTGCGTTGTACTACGGGGGCCGTGCTGAGCTTGCAACTAACGACTTAAACCTTTTTTTTGAAAAAGATGATAGTGACCCGTTTCGTGCATTGTGGGCCTATTTCGCTCACCACGATGTGTCTGCGTTAGAAGGGCAGACTTACCTAGCTTCAATTCGACCAACGTTAGATAACGAGCATTGGGCCACGACATTAGTCGACTTGTTTCTAGGTACTGTTACCGAAAATGACGTACTGAATTCTCTGTTAGACGGCGTGAAAAGCCAAAAAGCACTCACAGACAGGCTATGTGAAGCGTATTTTTATCTGGGTAAGTTTCATATGCAACAAGGCAACAGTGGCGTGGCATCTAACTACTTTAAACTTGCGCTAAGCACCAACGTGTTTGATTACGTTGAACACCGATACGCTCGAATGGAGCTAAACCGCTTGCGCGATAGAGCATCGAGCGCGCCGGTAAGCGAAGAGTAA
- a CDS encoding IS3 family transposase (programmed frameshift) → MRHYPEEHKKAVVSKLIESGLSLRQFAQREGISLSTLYGWRDKYTEADFSLTKSNTPENWTAEQKFSAVIETAAMSEVEVSEYCRKKGLFPEQIQQWKHSCISGNQSEADKRKQQAQERKADKKRIKELERELKRKDAALAETAALLVLRKKLNGLLGGRRGQLTTFSDRQYYISLIDEAVSAGARKHKACGIIGLSLRTLQRWRDADGICADKRPEASRPTPANKLTEIEQQAILDICNEERFASLPPSQIVPMLADEGVYLGSESSFYRILKANNQLSHRGKAKPKGTQAKPDGFTATGPCEVWTWDISYCPSTVIGRFFYLYMIMDIFSRKVVGWEVYDCESGDHAANLLERTLWSEKCVNDEIILHSDNGSPMKSLTMQAKMIEMGVIGSRSRPGVSNDNPYSESLFRTVKYCHRWPSEGFKSLEEARAWVRDFVRWYNTEHRHSRIRFVTPEQRHKGEDQQILAKRTELYAEAKVRNPSRWSGETRNWDKIGSVELNPENKKEAA, encoded by the exons GTGAGACATTATCCAGAAGAACATAAAAAGGCAGTGGTTAGTAAGTTGATTGAAAGCGGTTTATCATTACGCCAGTTTGCGCAAAGAGAAGGTATTAGCCTGTCTACGTTGTATGGTTGGCGGGACAAGTATACAGAGGCCGATTTCAGTTTGACTAAAAGTAATACGCCAGAGAATTGGACCGCAGAGCAGAAGTTTTCTGCGGTGATAGAGACTGCTGCCATGTCGGAAGTTGAGGTAAGTGAATACTGCCGGAAAAAGGGCCTTTTCCCGGAGCAAATCCAGCAATGGAAACATAGCTGTATCTCCGGTAATCAATCCGAGGCGGATAAGCGTAAACAGCAGGCCCAGGAACGTAAAGCGGATAAGAAACGCATTAAAGAGCTGGAAAGAGAGTTAAAACGCAAAGACGCAGCGTTAGCCGAAACTGCTGCGCTTCTGGTGCTTAGAAAAAAGTTAAATG GCCTACTGGGGGGAAGACGAGGACAACTAACCACGTTCTCAGATAGGCAATACTATATTTCACTGATTGATGAAGCCGTTAGTGCGGGGGCCAGAAAGCACAAAGCCTGTGGCATCATCGGCTTATCCCTGCGCACGTTACAACGATGGCGGGACGCGGATGGAATTTGTGCAGATAAGCGCCCGGAGGCGAGCAGGCCGACGCCTGCAAATAAGCTAACTGAGATAGAACAACAAGCCATTTTGGATATCTGCAATGAAGAGCGGTTTGCCAGTCTGCCGCCCAGTCAGATTGTGCCCATGTTGGCCGATGAGGGAGTTTATCTGGGTTCGGAATCCAGCTTTTACCGTATATTGAAAGCCAATAATCAGCTTAGCCACAGAGGCAAAGCAAAACCCAAAGGTACACAGGCAAAACCTGATGGATTTACGGCTACGGGACCCTGTGAAGTGTGGACCTGGGATATATCGTACTGCCCCTCTACGGTCATTGGTCGGTTCTTTTATCTGTACATGATAATGGATATTTTTAGCCGTAAAGTTGTGGGATGGGAAGTGTATGATTGCGAGTCTGGTGATCATGCCGCTAACCTCTTGGAACGCACGCTATGGTCTGAGAAATGCGTGAATGACGAGATAATCTTACATTCTGATAATGGCAGTCCGATGAAGAGCCTGACCATGCAAGCTAAGATGATTGAAATGGGCGTTATCGGCTCACGTAGCCGTCCCGGTGTCAGTAATGACAACCCTTACTCAGAATCTCTGTTCCGCACAGTCAAATACTGCCATAGATGGCCGAGTGAAGGCTTTAAGTCGCTGGAGGAAGCGCGAGCCTGGGTGCGAGATTTTGTCCGCTGGTATAACACCGAACATCGCCATAGCCGCATAAGATTCGTTACCCCAGAGCAGCGACACAAAGGTGAAGACCAACAGATACTGGCAAAGCGCACTGAGTTATATGCCGAGGCAAAAGTGAGAAATCCAAGTCGTTGGTCTGGTGAAACCAGAAACTGGGATAAGATCGGAAGCGTAGAGCTAAATCCGGAGAATAAAAAAGAAGCAGCTTAA
- a CDS encoding IS110 family transposase produces MYNMLTGVDLAKKEIQVCVAKSNKIVRNMPMTPTAFSNWLATQKPMTVVFEACATSNYWYQCAREYGHDARLISAKLVSNIRQNQKTDKNDAEAVLQASQLSNVNFISGKSKEQQELQSLVRMHQLSVKHKVAYGNQLCSLLLEFNIKLSPTDAGLNSAIQSILEDAENGFSAIFREALHTAWHQYLKSIELVKHYEKSVARASRASEACKNLMKIEGVGPTNAVNLYIALGCCELGVFKKARDAAACIGLTPIQHSSGGKVRLGSIGKNIRNSSLRANLVAGAMSAINQAVKRDSRTKKDEWIKGLVERRGKRCAAVALANKTVRTAFSLLRNGTDYKAELLSA; encoded by the coding sequence ATGTATAATATGCTCACTGGTGTAGATTTAGCAAAAAAAGAGATCCAGGTTTGTGTCGCCAAATCGAATAAGATAGTTCGTAATATGCCGATGACGCCCACTGCTTTTTCTAATTGGCTAGCCACTCAAAAACCAATGACAGTTGTTTTTGAAGCGTGTGCGACGTCAAATTATTGGTATCAATGTGCGCGTGAATACGGGCATGATGCCCGTTTAATATCAGCTAAGCTTGTATCGAATATTCGTCAAAACCAAAAGACTGATAAGAACGATGCTGAAGCGGTTTTACAGGCATCACAACTTAGTAACGTGAATTTTATTAGCGGGAAGTCTAAGGAGCAGCAGGAGCTTCAATCACTTGTCCGTATGCATCAACTATCAGTAAAGCATAAAGTTGCTTACGGGAATCAACTCTGTTCGTTACTTTTAGAGTTCAACATTAAGTTGTCACCAACAGATGCGGGTTTGAACAGTGCAATACAGTCGATATTGGAAGATGCAGAAAATGGATTTAGCGCGATATTCAGAGAGGCATTACACACGGCATGGCATCAATATCTCAAGAGTATAGAGCTCGTAAAACACTACGAAAAGAGTGTAGCTAGAGCCAGCAGAGCATCAGAAGCTTGCAAAAATCTCATGAAGATAGAAGGTGTTGGCCCGACAAATGCGGTTAACCTGTACATAGCGCTAGGTTGTTGTGAGTTAGGCGTTTTCAAAAAAGCCCGAGACGCTGCTGCGTGTATCGGTTTAACGCCAATACAACATTCTTCAGGTGGTAAAGTGCGTTTGGGGTCTATAGGTAAAAATATACGGAACTCGTCATTGCGCGCTAACTTGGTCGCAGGTGCGATGTCAGCAATAAACCAGGCGGTTAAACGTGATTCGCGAACGAAGAAAGATGAATGGATTAAAGGGCTAGTAGAGCGGAGAGGTAAACGTTGTGCAGCTGTAGCGCTGGCCAACAAAACAGTTAGAACAGCATTTTCGTTGCTACGCAACGGAACTGATTACAAAGCAGAGCTATTATCTGCTTAG
- the cdd gene encoding cytidine deaminase, giving the protein MKKNNIEKLSQLAFDAQKNSHSPYSNFKVGAAVLTPSGETFAGCNVESAAFPLGQCAEATAIGNMVTQGQKRITHIVIASPNNEFCFPCGGCRQKIAEFAPDETPVTMVSQSGEKFETTIGELLPNAFRAHDLDK; this is encoded by the coding sequence ATGAAGAAAAATAATATAGAAAAACTATCACAACTTGCTTTTGACGCACAGAAAAACTCTCACTCTCCTTATTCTAACTTTAAAGTGGGTGCAGCAGTGTTAACGCCTAGTGGAGAAACCTTCGCGGGCTGTAATGTAGAAAGTGCGGCTTTTCCGTTAGGCCAGTGCGCCGAGGCCACCGCCATTGGCAATATGGTTACACAAGGCCAGAAGCGTATAACACACATCGTTATTGCCAGCCCTAACAATGAATTTTGTTTTCCCTGCGGCGGTTGCAGACAAAAAATCGCTGAGTTCGCGCCAGATGAAACCCCGGTAACCATGGTTAGTCAAAGTGGAGAGAAGTTTGAAACCACCATCGGCGAATTGCTTCCCAATGCCTTTAGGGCGCACGATTTAGACAAGTAA
- a CDS encoding MAPEG family protein: MTTLLTPVFFHIVWCALLYALLTVARAPAVWGVGQSKNGSNPFHTIQLKISANLSNQFEWPIFFHIACVLLIATDEAIDGMQIYLAWVFVIGRVLHSIVQIFTDNIRLRGMVFTVNFIAVLAMWTLIFIGEIGL; this comes from the coding sequence ATGACCACACTTCTCACTCCCGTGTTCTTTCACATTGTTTGGTGTGCCCTGCTTTATGCGTTATTAACCGTAGCTCGCGCACCGGCTGTGTGGGGAGTAGGGCAAAGCAAAAACGGCTCAAATCCTTTTCACACTATTCAGCTTAAAATCAGCGCAAACCTAAGCAACCAATTTGAATGGCCGATATTTTTTCACATTGCCTGCGTGTTGCTTATCGCAACGGATGAAGCAATAGATGGTATGCAAATCTACTTGGCTTGGGTGTTTGTGATTGGCAGAGTGCTGCACAGTATTGTTCAAATATTTACAGATAACATCAGGTTGCGTGGTATGGTGTTTACCGTCAATTTTATTGCAGTGTTGGCTATGTGGACCTTGATTTTTATTGGTGAAATTGGCTTATAG
- a CDS encoding class I SAM-dependent DNA methyltransferase, whose protein sequence is MNPIQQASNYDKIAEHWNSDRFNRENGISQHKRALNFAPKTGKAIDVGCGSSGRIIDLLLKYGYDVEGLDLSAEMLRLAKIRHPKVIFHHADICNWVPSNKFAFISAWDSIWHVPLENQESVISKLLEHLEVDGVIIFTSGAVDEKGDGSNPFLGQDLYHAALGIPALLKLLESHNCVCRHLENDDFPNKHLYVVAQKRA, encoded by the coding sequence ATGAATCCCATACAGCAAGCATCCAATTACGATAAGATTGCAGAGCATTGGAATAGCGATCGCTTCAATAGAGAAAATGGTATTTCTCAGCATAAGAGAGCGCTTAACTTTGCCCCGAAGACGGGAAAAGCTATTGATGTAGGTTGCGGTAGCAGCGGACGTATAATCGATTTATTATTAAAGTATGGATATGATGTTGAGGGGCTGGACCTTTCAGCCGAGATGCTAAGGCTTGCTAAAATAAGGCATCCTAAAGTCATATTCCATCATGCAGATATTTGCAACTGGGTTCCAAGTAACAAATTTGCGTTCATATCGGCGTGGGATAGTATTTGGCATGTGCCCCTAGAAAACCAAGAAAGTGTAATTAGTAAACTCCTTGAGCATCTGGAAGTGGATGGCGTAATAATTTTTACAAGTGGGGCGGTTGATGAAAAAGGTGATGGTAGCAATCCATTTTTAGGTCAAGACTTATATCATGCAGCTCTTGGCATTCCAGCACTTTTAAAGTTATTGGAAAGTCACAATTGCGTATGTCGGCACTTGGAAAATGATGACTTTCCAAACAAACATTTATACGTGGTCGCACAAAAACGTGCCTAA
- a CDS encoding VOC family protein: protein MEMNQVTLPVKNMEEAVKFYLVLGFIQIVDTPHYARFSCPKGNSTFSLSLELEEFKNGAIIYFETEKLDMLAESLVAKGVIFEQLPTEQRYLWKEAVLKDPSGNKIKLFWAGENRLSPPWKVEKRG from the coding sequence ATGGAAATGAACCAAGTCACTCTTCCAGTAAAAAATATGGAAGAAGCCGTAAAGTTTTATCTGGTTCTTGGTTTTATTCAAATCGTAGATACACCGCACTATGCGAGGTTTTCCTGCCCTAAAGGTAACTCGACTTTTTCTCTTTCTCTGGAATTAGAAGAGTTTAAAAATGGTGCTATCATCTACTTCGAGACCGAAAAACTAGATATGCTCGCAGAATCATTAGTTGCAAAGGGAGTTATTTTCGAGCAACTACCTACAGAACAGCGGTATTTATGGAAAGAGGCTGTGTTAAAAGACCCTTCAGGCAACAAAATTAAACTGTTCTGGGCTGGCGAGAACCGCTTGTCGCCGCCGTGGAAAGTCGAAAAACGTGGCTAA